The following coding sequences are from one Kosakonia sp. H02 window:
- a CDS encoding VOC family protein, translated as MALDHLFITVSDIARSVAFYETVLPTLGINRRHDYDGNEGPSGHPDLYGFGAKGRIFFWLRQGMPSPTAVHVGFVADSQAQVDQAWAAALAAGAAEIHPPGAQLHYDPRYYAAQVRDPDGYSLEFVYKSWQH; from the coding sequence ATGGCTCTGGATCATCTGTTTATCACCGTCAGCGATATTGCGCGTTCGGTGGCCTTTTACGAAACGGTACTCCCGACACTGGGTATTAACCGTCGCCACGATTATGACGGTAACGAGGGCCCGTCGGGTCACCCGGATCTGTACGGCTTCGGCGCAAAGGGGCGTATCTTTTTCTGGCTACGACAGGGCATGCCATCCCCTACTGCCGTGCATGTTGGCTTTGTTGCTGATTCACAGGCGCAGGTTGACCAGGCCTGGGCCGCAGCACTGGCTGCCGGGGCAGCAGAAATTCATCCGCCCGGCGCACAACTTCATTATGACCCACGCTACTACGCAGCCCAGGTGCGCGATCCTGACGGCTACAGCCTCGAATTTGTTTATAAAAGCTGGCAACACTGA
- a CDS encoding VOC family protein — MSVIDHIEIAVTDAEASRQFYEQALAPLGFQLILALTPAQTRTEGLRFGLGPEGYPRLWLHDNDIPGAPVHLAFTAEDRMKVNQFWQAALQAGGKDNGAPGVRRHYHDAYYAAYVFDPDGNNVEVVCQM, encoded by the coding sequence ATGTCAGTCATTGATCATATTGAAATTGCAGTCACCGATGCAGAAGCATCGCGGCAATTCTACGAGCAGGCGCTTGCCCCCCTGGGATTCCAGCTTATTTTAGCGCTTACCCCAGCGCAAACCCGTACGGAAGGCTTACGTTTTGGCCTGGGCCCCGAAGGCTACCCGCGCCTGTGGCTGCATGATAATGACATCCCCGGCGCACCGGTTCATCTGGCGTTCACGGCAGAAGACAGAATGAAGGTTAATCAATTCTGGCAAGCGGCCTTACAGGCAGGAGGAAAAGACAATGGCGCGCCCGGTGTCCGTCGGCATTATCATGATGCTTATTATGCCGCTTACGTTTTTGACCCTGACGGAAACAACGTGGAAGTCGTCTGCCAGATGTAA
- a CDS encoding MFS transporter, with protein MAPVLPGSDGRLLQHRSFVAFWLARTSSSFGFQMLSIIVGWQIYSQTQSAFWLGMIGLVQFVPSLTLALPAGHIADQFDRRRVVLLSQICEWVAIVALAWLTWQGDASVWVILALIFVISCAKTIESPSMISMLPALVPLPILPRATAANAVSGQAAQIVGPALGGFLYAAGADVVYSVTAALYLVSLLLVVTLRYEQAQPKRTPATLSSLFAGVGFIRNRPDVLGVISLDLFAVLLGGATALLPIFAHDVLHTGPLGLGLLRSAPAVGALLVGFWLSHRALKRNVGMIMFMSVAGFGVATLMFAFSSWMWLSLLALFALGGFDMVSMVIRGSLVQLDTPDEMRGRVNAVNSIFINTSNQLGEFESGMLAAWLGAVPAAAIGGIGTLIVVALWMKWFPGLRHRQRLESTVE; from the coding sequence ATGGCACCTGTTTTACCCGGCAGTGATGGTCGTTTATTGCAGCACCGCTCGTTTGTCGCCTTTTGGCTGGCGCGAACCAGTTCCAGTTTTGGTTTCCAGATGCTTTCAATCATTGTCGGCTGGCAGATTTACTCCCAGACCCAGAGCGCGTTCTGGCTTGGCATGATTGGGCTGGTGCAGTTTGTTCCCTCGCTTACGCTGGCGCTACCCGCCGGGCATATTGCCGATCAGTTTGACCGCCGCCGCGTGGTGCTGCTGTCGCAAATTTGCGAGTGGGTGGCGATTGTGGCGCTGGCCTGGCTGACATGGCAGGGCGACGCCAGCGTGTGGGTGATCCTGGCGCTGATTTTTGTTATCTCCTGTGCGAAAACCATTGAGTCCCCGTCGATGATCTCAATGCTGCCCGCGCTGGTGCCGCTGCCGATCCTGCCGCGCGCCACCGCCGCCAATGCCGTTTCCGGCCAGGCGGCGCAAATCGTTGGCCCGGCGTTGGGCGGCTTTCTGTACGCGGCGGGCGCGGATGTGGTGTATAGCGTCACCGCCGCGCTCTATCTGGTGTCGCTGCTGCTGGTGGTGACTCTGCGCTATGAACAAGCACAGCCGAAACGCACGCCCGCCACGCTCTCATCCCTGTTCGCCGGGGTGGGGTTTATCCGTAACCGCCCGGATGTGCTGGGGGTTATCTCCCTTGATTTGTTCGCGGTGCTGCTGGGCGGCGCAACCGCCTTGCTGCCAATTTTTGCTCACGATGTGCTGCATACCGGGCCACTCGGCCTGGGTCTGCTGCGCAGTGCGCCCGCGGTTGGCGCGTTGCTGGTGGGGTTCTGGCTCAGCCACCGCGCACTGAAACGCAATGTCGGCATGATTATGTTTATGTCCGTCGCGGGGTTTGGCGTGGCAACGCTGATGTTTGCCTTTTCAAGCTGGATGTGGCTGTCGCTGCTGGCGCTGTTTGCGCTGGGCGGTTTCGACATGGTGAGCATGGTTATCCGCGGTTCGCTGGTGCAGCTCGATACGCCGGATGAGATGCGCGGGCGCGTCAATGCGGTGAACTCGATTTTTATCAACACCTCAAATCAGCTTGGCGAGTTTGAATCCGGTATGCTCGCCGCCTGGCTTGGCGCGGTGCCCGCCGCGGCGATTGGCGGTATCGGCACGTTGATTGTGGTGGCGTTGTGGATGAAGTGGTTCCCCGGTTTGCGCCACCGCCAGCGGTTAGAGAGCACGGTGGAGTAG
- a CDS encoding glycoside hydrolase family 15 protein: MKTDNHANTVIDKHGIIGNLHTCALVSVCGAIDFLCWPDLDSPSIFTSLLDAKKGGYFSLAPVGDAWRAVQHYLPDTNILQTRWLSKESMVELTDFIAINEDAEANPVIIRQIKIIYGAAKIKLHCSPRFNYASETPKVTQDKKIYCFKGKRGFSLSLASSVPLVVKEGQLDGEFTLSEGESAEFVLGDAKVKHAALSHVDEQYQKTLTFWQRWVSQSKYRGRWREAVTRSSLVLKLLTSQRYGSIAAAATFGLPELPGGERNWDYRATWLRDASFSCYALIRLGYVDEAKAFGAWIGRCMENSKFDPKKLQVMYRLDSETDLTEEALPHLAGYLNSRPVRKGNEAYKQLQLDIYGELLDAVYLTTKYGDNISHRGWGHVVRLVDYVCDIWDSPDAGIWEMRGEPANFLYSRLMCWVALDRALRLGAKRSLSMPFARWEETRQKIRDDIWNNFWNEELGHFTSTRHGSDLDGSMLLMPLFRFIGAKDPDWLATLKAIRSKLMRDGMVRRYLQSETPSDSLHGEEGYFVPCSFWYVECLARADFVDEARIEFEKLLHYANHLGLFAEEFDERGFPLGNFPQALSHLALISAAFYLDKKMSGNQQTWQP, from the coding sequence ATGAAAACCGACAACCATGCAAACACCGTTATCGATAAACACGGGATTATTGGCAATCTTCACACCTGTGCGCTGGTGAGCGTTTGCGGGGCGATCGATTTTCTCTGCTGGCCCGACCTGGATAGCCCATCCATTTTTACCTCGCTGCTGGATGCAAAAAAGGGCGGGTATTTCTCCCTTGCGCCGGTGGGCGATGCGTGGCGCGCCGTTCAGCACTATCTGCCCGATACCAACATCCTGCAAACCCGCTGGTTGTCGAAAGAATCAATGGTGGAGCTGACGGATTTTATCGCCATCAATGAGGACGCCGAAGCCAACCCGGTTATCATCCGGCAGATCAAAATCATTTATGGCGCAGCGAAAATTAAGCTGCACTGCTCGCCCCGGTTTAACTACGCAAGCGAGACTCCGAAGGTAACGCAGGATAAAAAGATCTACTGCTTTAAGGGAAAGCGGGGCTTCAGCTTGTCGCTGGCATCGTCCGTGCCGCTGGTGGTGAAAGAAGGGCAACTCGACGGCGAATTTACGTTGTCGGAAGGCGAGAGCGCGGAGTTTGTGCTCGGCGATGCGAAGGTCAAACATGCCGCACTTTCCCATGTTGATGAGCAGTATCAGAAGACGCTAACCTTCTGGCAGCGCTGGGTGAGCCAGAGTAAATACCGTGGGCGCTGGCGCGAAGCGGTTACGCGCTCCTCGCTGGTGCTGAAGCTTTTGACCTCCCAACGCTATGGCTCGATTGCGGCGGCGGCGACATTTGGTTTACCGGAACTGCCGGGCGGCGAGCGTAACTGGGATTACCGTGCCACCTGGCTTCGCGATGCCTCGTTCAGTTGCTATGCGTTGATTCGCCTGGGCTATGTTGACGAAGCTAAAGCATTTGGCGCATGGATCGGCCGCTGTATGGAGAACAGCAAGTTCGATCCGAAAAAATTGCAGGTGATGTACCGGCTGGACAGCGAGACTGATTTAACCGAAGAGGCGTTGCCGCACCTGGCCGGGTATCTCAATTCAAGGCCGGTCAGAAAAGGCAACGAAGCCTATAAACAGCTTCAGCTTGATATCTATGGCGAACTGCTGGATGCGGTCTATCTGACCACTAAATATGGCGACAATATCTCGCACCGGGGCTGGGGGCATGTAGTACGGCTGGTGGATTATGTCTGTGATATCTGGGATTCGCCGGATGCCGGGATCTGGGAGATGCGCGGTGAACCGGCCAATTTTCTCTATTCGCGGCTGATGTGCTGGGTGGCGCTCGACCGTGCGCTGCGCCTGGGCGCGAAGCGTTCGCTGTCGATGCCGTTTGCCCGCTGGGAGGAGACGCGGCAGAAGATCCGCGACGATATCTGGAACAACTTCTGGAACGAGGAGCTGGGCCATTTTACCTCCACGCGCCACGGCAGCGATCTGGACGGCTCGATGCTGCTGATGCCGCTGTTTCGCTTTATCGGCGCGAAAGATCCCGACTGGTTAGCCACGCTGAAGGCCATTCGCAGTAAATTAATGCGCGACGGCATGGTGCGCCGTTATTTGCAGTCGGAAACGCCGTCGGATTCGCTGCACGGCGAGGAGGGCTATTTTGTGCCCTGTTCGTTCTGGTATGTAGAGTGCCTGGCGCGGGCCGATTTTGTCGATGAAGCCAGGATCGAGTTCGAAAAGCTGCTCCATTACGCCAACCATCTGGGGCTGTTTGCCGAGGAGTTTGACGAGCGCGGCTTTCCACTGGGTAACTTCCCGCAGGCGCTGTCACATCTGGCGTTAATCAGCGCAGCGTTTTATCTCGACAAAAAGATGTCCGGGAATCAACAAACCTGGCAGCCTTAA
- a CDS encoding DHA2 family efflux MFS transporter permease subunit, with translation MQDKSVFTPPSLLLATIALSLATFMQVLDTTIANVALPTIAGNLGVSSDQGTWVITSFAVCNAIALPLTGWFTRRFGQLKLFVGSVALFTLTSFLCGFAHSMTELIIFRALQGFFAGPMFPMCQTLLLVIFPTSKRSMALALLSMVTVVAPIVGPITGGWITDNYSWPWIFYINVPIGIFAAIVVWTQLRAREETTVASPIDYIGIALLVLGVGLLQVVLDKGNDLDWFASTEIIVMSILSAIALVSFVIWELGEQHPIVNLRLFKDRNFAIGTAALTLGYAAFFAINIILPQWLQTQMGYTAIWAGLAAAPMGFLPLLLTPFIGRYAHKVDLRFLAMTSFLTMGASCLMRAQFNTDVDFRTIAEVQMFMGIGVAFFFMPITTIVLSNLHGQAVAEGSGLATFFRVLGGSFASSLTTWIWSRREVYHHANLTESVSVWNPAATDYLHKMGGVTQQHLAAVDKTIEQQAYMMSTIDYFWLLGWGFMALMVVIWFARPPFVRSGAPGAPSAGH, from the coding sequence ATGCAAGATAAATCGGTATTTACGCCGCCCAGCCTGCTGCTGGCGACGATTGCGCTGTCGCTGGCCACCTTTATGCAGGTGCTGGATACCACTATTGCTAACGTTGCCTTGCCGACGATTGCCGGGAATCTCGGCGTCAGTTCCGATCAGGGCACGTGGGTTATCACCTCGTTTGCGGTGTGTAACGCCATTGCGCTGCCGTTGACCGGCTGGTTTACCCGCCGGTTTGGTCAGCTCAAGCTATTTGTGGGCTCGGTGGCGCTGTTTACCCTGACCTCGTTTTTGTGCGGATTCGCCCACAGCATGACGGAATTGATTATTTTCCGCGCGCTACAGGGCTTTTTCGCCGGGCCGATGTTCCCGATGTGCCAGACGCTGCTGCTGGTGATTTTCCCCACCAGTAAGCGCAGTATGGCGCTGGCGCTGCTGTCGATGGTCACCGTGGTTGCGCCCATCGTCGGGCCGATTACCGGCGGCTGGATCACCGATAACTATTCGTGGCCGTGGATTTTTTACATCAACGTGCCGATCGGCATTTTCGCCGCCATTGTCGTCTGGACGCAGCTTCGCGCGCGCGAAGAAACCACCGTCGCATCGCCCATCGATTACATCGGCATTGCGCTGCTGGTGCTCGGCGTCGGCTTGCTGCAAGTGGTGCTGGATAAAGGCAACGATCTTGACTGGTTCGCCTCGACGGAAATTATCGTTATGTCGATTCTGTCGGCGATTGCGCTGGTGTCGTTTGTTATCTGGGAACTGGGCGAGCAGCACCCGATTGTCAATTTGCGGCTGTTTAAAGACCGCAACTTCGCCATCGGCACTGCGGCGCTAACGCTCGGTTACGCGGCATTTTTTGCCATCAACATTATTTTGCCACAGTGGCTACAAACCCAGATGGGTTACACCGCTATCTGGGCGGGGCTGGCGGCGGCACCGATGGGCTTTTTGCCGCTGCTGCTGACGCCGTTTATCGGCCGCTACGCCCACAAAGTGGATTTGCGCTTTCTGGCGATGACCTCGTTTCTGACGATGGGTGCGTCCTGCCTGATGCGCGCGCAATTTAATACCGATGTCGATTTTCGCACTATTGCCGAAGTGCAGATGTTTATGGGCATCGGCGTGGCGTTTTTCTTTATGCCGATAACCACCATCGTGCTGTCGAATCTGCACGGCCAGGCGGTGGCGGAAGGCTCCGGGCTGGCGACTTTTTTCCGCGTGTTGGGCGGTTCGTTTGCCTCCTCGCTGACCACCTGGATTTGGTCGCGGCGCGAGGTTTATCACCACGCAAACCTGACCGAAAGCGTCTCTGTCTGGAACCCGGCGGCAACGGATTATCTGCATAAAATGGGCGGCGTGACGCAACAGCACCTGGCGGCGGTGGATAAAACCATTGAACAGCAGGCTTATATGATGTCGACCATCGACTATTTCTGGTTGCTGGGCTGGGGCTTTATGGCATTGATGGTGGTGATTTGGTTTGCCCGACCGCCATTTGTGCGTTCCGGTGCGCCGGGCGCGCCGTCGGCGGGACATTAA
- a CDS encoding MarR family transcriptional regulator, with protein MTNSADTPNPKLHLGLLIHLANQFKDQLISHYFSSTDITAAQFKVLISIYKGFNSPVEVSKNLLMDAGAMSRMLERMVKRELIVRTVNPDDKRQVILGLTDKGRCICDRFQNEALASILRSLTTRLTPEESRLLETLLIKMLPDEATQPHR; from the coding sequence ATGACAAACTCTGCGGATACGCCAAACCCCAAACTGCATCTGGGGTTGCTTATTCATCTGGCGAACCAGTTTAAAGACCAGCTCATCAGCCACTACTTCTCGTCGACGGATATCACCGCCGCGCAGTTTAAGGTGCTGATCAGCATCTATAAAGGCTTCAACAGCCCGGTGGAAGTGAGCAAAAACTTGCTGATGGATGCCGGTGCCATGAGCCGCATGCTTGAACGCATGGTGAAGCGCGAGCTCATCGTGCGCACCGTCAACCCCGACGACAAACGGCAGGTGATCCTCGGCCTGACCGATAAAGGGCGCTGCATTTGCGACAGGTTTCAGAACGAGGCGCTGGCCTCGATTCTCCGCTCGCTCACCACACGCCTGACACCCGAAGAATCCCGACTGCTGGAAACGCTTCTGATAAAAATGCTCCCTGACGAGGCCACCCAGCCACATCGCTAA
- a CDS encoding phosphoketolase family protein encodes MTQNASLSDQELHTLDRYWRAANYLSVGQIYLMDNPLLREPLKPEHIKPRLLGHWGTTPGLNFVYAHLNRMIRKRNLDMIYICGPGHGGPGMVANTWLEGSYSEIYPDISQDAEGMKKLFRQFSFPGGIPSHAAPETPGSINEGGELGYSLSHAFGAVFDNPSLIAACVIGDGEAETGPLASSWFGIKFLNAARDGAVLPILHLNGYKIANPTLLGRSSDEDLFQLFRGYGYEPLLVSGHEPEKMHRQMAQTLETALESIRDYQQQARSGEAPTQLPRWPMIILRSPKGWTGPQTVDGKKVEDFWRAHQVPVSSCRDNDDHRQILETWMRSYRPDDLFDEQGRLRPELAALAPEGDKRMGATPWANGGRLRRELQTPSVEDYAVNVTSPGETQAESTAALGAYLAGIFQRNADNFRLFGPDETASNRLSKVFDVTNRTWQEPVKPYDEQLAADGRVMEILSEHQCQGWLEGYLLTGRHGLFNCYEAFIHIVDSMFNQHAKWLKVTRKLAWREPISSLNYLLSSHVWRQDHNGYSHQDPGFIDHVVNKKADIVRVYLPPDANTLLCVADHCLKTWDRINVIVAGKQPAPQWLNLEDAAKHCAAGMGVWHWAGTVAEGESPDVVMACAGDVPTMETLAAVDLLREYFPDLRIQVVNVVDLMALQTQDQHPHGLSDDAFDAIFTADKPVIFAFHGYPSLIHRLTYPRNNHRNFHVRGFMEEGTTTTPFDMTVMNELDRFHLAQEAILRTPSLQGKADAVLDELAEKIADHHRYVREYGEDLPEVRGWKWPSAQGEGNAPE; translated from the coding sequence ATGACGCAAAACGCTTCACTCTCGGACCAGGAACTGCACACGCTCGATCGCTACTGGCGTGCGGCGAACTACCTCTCAGTCGGGCAAATTTACCTGATGGATAACCCCCTGCTGCGCGAGCCGCTAAAGCCGGAGCATATTAAACCGCGCCTGCTCGGCCACTGGGGCACCACGCCGGGGCTGAACTTTGTTTATGCCCATCTCAACCGGATGATTCGCAAACGTAATCTCGACATGATCTACATTTGCGGCCCAGGTCACGGCGGGCCAGGCATGGTAGCGAATACCTGGCTTGAGGGCAGCTACAGCGAGATTTACCCGGATATCAGCCAGGACGCGGAGGGCATGAAAAAGCTGTTTCGCCAGTTCTCCTTCCCCGGCGGCATTCCCAGCCACGCGGCACCGGAAACGCCAGGATCGATTAACGAAGGCGGTGAACTTGGGTATTCCTTATCGCACGCCTTCGGCGCGGTATTCGATAACCCGTCATTAATTGCCGCCTGCGTGATTGGCGATGGCGAAGCCGAAACCGGCCCGCTGGCCTCCAGTTGGTTCGGCATCAAATTCCTCAACGCCGCCCGCGACGGCGCGGTGCTACCGATCCTGCATCTTAATGGCTACAAAATTGCCAACCCGACCCTACTCGGGCGCAGCAGCGACGAGGACTTATTCCAGCTATTTCGCGGCTACGGTTATGAACCGCTACTGGTCAGCGGCCACGAGCCAGAAAAGATGCACCGGCAAATGGCGCAAACCCTGGAAACGGCGCTGGAGAGCATCCGCGACTACCAGCAACAGGCGCGTAGCGGCGAGGCTCCTACGCAACTGCCGCGCTGGCCGATGATAATCCTGCGTAGCCCCAAAGGCTGGACCGGCCCGCAAACGGTGGATGGCAAAAAAGTGGAGGATTTCTGGCGCGCGCACCAGGTGCCGGTCTCTTCGTGTCGCGACAATGACGACCACCGCCAAATCCTTGAAACGTGGATGCGCAGCTACCGGCCCGACGATCTGTTTGATGAGCAGGGTCGCCTGCGCCCGGAACTGGCCGCGCTGGCGCCTGAAGGGGATAAACGCATGGGCGCCACGCCGTGGGCGAACGGTGGTCGGCTGCGCCGGGAACTGCAAACCCCATCTGTTGAAGATTACGCCGTGAATGTCACCTCGCCTGGCGAAACGCAGGCAGAATCCACCGCCGCACTTGGCGCGTATCTCGCTGGGATCTTCCAGCGCAATGCGGATAACTTTCGCCTCTTCGGCCCGGATGAAACGGCGTCTAACCGGCTTAGCAAAGTGTTCGACGTCACGAATCGCACCTGGCAGGAGCCGGTAAAACCCTATGACGAACAACTGGCAGCCGATGGCCGGGTGATGGAAATTTTAAGTGAGCATCAGTGTCAGGGCTGGCTGGAGGGCTACCTGCTGACCGGGCGGCACGGGTTATTTAACTGCTACGAAGCCTTTATCCATATTGTTGATTCGATGTTCAATCAGCACGCCAAGTGGCTGAAAGTGACGCGTAAGCTGGCGTGGCGCGAACCGATTTCTTCTCTTAACTACCTGCTCTCGTCCCATGTCTGGCGACAGGATCACAACGGTTACAGCCATCAGGATCCGGGTTTTATCGATCATGTGGTCAATAAGAAAGCCGATATTGTGCGCGTTTATCTGCCACCCGATGCCAATACGCTGCTGTGCGTGGCGGATCACTGTCTGAAAACCTGGGATCGCATTAATGTGATTGTCGCCGGGAAACAGCCTGCGCCGCAGTGGCTCAACCTGGAAGACGCCGCTAAACATTGCGCCGCCGGGATGGGTGTCTGGCACTGGGCAGGCACAGTGGCGGAAGGTGAATCGCCCGATGTGGTGATGGCCTGCGCAGGCGACGTCCCCACGATGGAAACCCTGGCGGCGGTGGATCTGCTGCGTGAGTATTTCCCCGATCTGCGTATCCAGGTAGTGAATGTGGTGGATTTGATGGCGCTGCAAACTCAGGACCAGCATCCGCACGGGCTGAGCGACGACGCCTTCGACGCCATTTTCACCGCGGATAAGCCAGTGATTTTTGCTTTCCACGGTTACCCAAGCCTGATCCATCGCCTGACGTACCCGCGTAATAATCACCGCAATTTCCACGTGCGCGGCTTTATGGAAGAAGGCACCACCACCACGCCGTTTGATATGACGGTGATGAATGAGCTGGACCGTTTTCACCTGGCGCAGGAAGCGATTTTGCGCACCCCGTCGTTGCAGGGCAAAGCCGATGCGGTGCTGGATGAACTGGCAGAGAAAATTGCGGATCACCACCGTTATGTGCGCGAATATGGTGAAGACCTGCCCGAAGTGCGCGGCTGGAAATGGCCATCGGCGCAGGGCGAAGGCAATGCGCCAGAATAA
- a CDS encoding MFS transporter: MLSAGVGHFIEWFDFGLYGTLAAIIASNFFVSSDPAVGLLKSFAVFGSGFLMRPIGGLFFGSMGDRLGRRKVLVTVIVITSISTFVMGILPTWQQAGIIAPILLVITRLVQGFAAGGESSGVITYLAESAPPHRRATLTCWSENFSFMAFVCGSGLVLLLTHSLGEAAMNDWGWRIPFLLAAPLGLGGLYMRRNMEDSDEFHKLKASGKLEKSPLRKSLSTSMNALLFCTGFVVVKAVSSWVLQSFMPGYLSTHLHYSRTDSYLITTLGLLSVAICMPLTGYLSDRWGRRPLMLMGCGGFILLTWPAMLLMSQGSVGASIAAMSLLGVFVAMFNGGCGAAMVELFPTAIRYGSIAIAYNLTVAVFGGVTPFASAGLISLTGDPLSPAWYVMGTALISFIVVWIAKETAGKVLD, translated from the coding sequence ATGCTTTCGGCGGGCGTCGGCCACTTTATTGAATGGTTCGACTTTGGCCTGTACGGCACGCTGGCGGCGATTATCGCCAGCAACTTCTTTGTCAGTAGCGATCCGGCGGTCGGCCTGCTGAAATCCTTCGCCGTCTTCGGTTCCGGCTTTTTGATGCGCCCGATCGGCGGCCTCTTTTTCGGTTCAATGGGCGACCGGCTGGGGCGGCGCAAAGTGCTGGTCACCGTTATTGTCATCACCTCCATTTCCACCTTTGTGATGGGCATCTTGCCCACCTGGCAACAAGCCGGGATCATCGCGCCCATCTTGTTGGTCATCACCCGGCTGGTGCAGGGCTTTGCCGCAGGTGGCGAGAGTTCGGGCGTGATTACCTATCTTGCCGAAAGCGCCCCGCCGCACCGGCGCGCCACGCTCACTTGCTGGAGCGAAAACTTTAGTTTTATGGCCTTTGTCTGCGGCTCCGGGCTGGTGTTGCTGTTAACCCACTCCCTTGGCGAAGCGGCGATGAATGACTGGGGCTGGCGCATTCCGTTCTTGCTGGCCGCGCCCCTGGGGCTCGGCGGGCTGTATATGCGCCGTAATATGGAAGACTCCGACGAGTTTCACAAACTCAAAGCCAGCGGCAAGCTGGAAAAATCCCCGCTGCGCAAATCCCTTTCCACTTCAATGAATGCCCTGCTGTTCTGCACCGGTTTTGTTGTGGTGAAAGCGGTCAGTAGCTGGGTGCTGCAATCCTTTATGCCAGGGTATCTCTCTACGCACCTGCATTACAGCCGCACCGATTCGTACCTCATCACAACACTTGGGCTGTTGAGCGTGGCGATTTGTATGCCGCTCACCGGCTATCTTTCCGACCGCTGGGGGCGACGCCCGCTGATGTTAATGGGCTGCGGCGGATTTATTCTGCTCACCTGGCCGGCGATGCTACTCATGAGCCAGGGGTCGGTCGGCGCGTCGATTGCCGCCATGAGCCTGCTCGGCGTGTTTGTCGCCATGTTTAACGGCGGCTGCGGCGCGGCCATGGTGGAACTGTTCCCCACTGCGATCCGCTACGGCAGTATCGCCATTGCCTATAACCTGACCGTGGCGGTGTTCGGCGGCGTGACGCCGTTTGCCTCGGCAGGCCTGATATCCCTTACTGGCGACCCGCTCTCCCCGGCGTGGTACGTCATGGGCACCGCGCTTATCTCATTTATTGTCGTGTGGATCGCCAAAGAGACCGCCGGCAAAGTTCTCGATTAA
- a CDS encoding efflux RND transporter periplasmic adaptor subunit, with protein sequence MSDSSAQSATQSATAARAPSKRKRNFAILFVLLLLIAAGCLAWYLLYARYYETTDDAYVNANLVTLTPQIAGTVTQVAVDEGDYVQKGQPLVLLDPSDTEIALQQAQADLANTVRQVRGLYSTADNYRAQVAAKKVALQTAQSDYARRQKIFATGAVTAEDLAHYRDTVTSAQSDLVAAQQALNTNLAMVDDTVIDSHPEIKSAVATLRQRFLDNARSTIVAPVSGYIAKRAVQLGMRVDSGTTLLSIVPLDQVWVDANFKESQMNTMRLGQKVTLTADLYGDDVEYHGTIESLGIGTGSAFSLLPAQNASGNWIKIIQRLPVRITLDPHDMQKHPLRVGLSMFARVDIRQTDGHLLPQKTVEAPRFTTDVYQNALDNADKLVAKILHDNSQAVASSSAR encoded by the coding sequence ATGTCTGATTCATCTGCACAATCCGCAACTCAATCCGCAACTGCCGCACGTGCGCCGAGTAAACGTAAGCGCAACTTCGCTATTTTGTTCGTTCTGTTGCTGCTTATCGCGGCCGGTTGCCTGGCGTGGTACCTGCTTTATGCCCGCTATTACGAAACCACCGACGATGCCTATGTCAATGCCAACCTGGTGACGCTGACGCCGCAAATCGCCGGGACTGTTACACAAGTCGCCGTTGATGAAGGTGATTACGTGCAAAAAGGCCAGCCGCTGGTGCTGCTCGATCCGAGCGATACAGAGATCGCGCTGCAACAGGCACAGGCCGATCTCGCCAATACCGTGCGCCAGGTGCGCGGGCTTTACAGCACGGCGGATAACTACCGTGCGCAGGTCGCGGCGAAAAAGGTGGCTCTGCAAACCGCGCAAAGTGATTACGCGCGTCGGCAGAAGATTTTTGCCACTGGCGCGGTGACGGCTGAAGATCTTGCCCATTATCGTGACACTGTCACCAGTGCGCAAAGCGATTTAGTGGCCGCGCAACAGGCTTTAAACACCAATCTGGCGATGGTCGATGACACGGTTATCGACAGCCACCCGGAGATCAAAAGCGCCGTCGCCACGCTGCGCCAGCGTTTTCTCGACAATGCGCGTAGTACCATTGTTGCGCCGGTGAGCGGGTATATCGCCAAACGCGCCGTACAGCTTGGCATGCGCGTGGATTCCGGCACCACCTTGCTGTCAATTGTGCCGCTGGATCAGGTCTGGGTAGATGCCAACTTTAAAGAGAGCCAGATGAACACCATGCGTCTGGGGCAGAAAGTGACGCTGACGGCGGATTTGTACGGTGATGATGTCGAATACCACGGCACCATTGAAAGCCTCGGTATTGGTACCGGCAGCGCCTTTTCGTTGCTGCCCGCGCAGAACGCCAGCGGTAACTGGATCAAAATCATCCAGCGTCTGCCGGTGCGCATCACCCTCGACCCGCATGATATGCAAAAACACCCGCTGCGCGTGGGGTTGTCGATGTTCGCCCGCGTCGATATTCGCCAGACGGACGGGCATTTGCTGCCGCAAAAAACCGTTGAGGCGCCGCGCTTTACCACCGACGTTTATCAAAACGCGCTGGATAATGCCGACAAGCTGGTGGCGAAAATTCTTCATGACAACAGCCAGGCGGTAGCGTCGTCCAGCGCCCGCTAA